The genomic region AAGGATAAAAACCACACATGCTTCTGAATTACAAACattatcaaacaaattttatgcaTGCCTGCAAAGGAAGGATGTTTGGAGCTTGGATTACGCTGATAAAAACACTAAAGAAAGCATTTCCTCTGCTGGTTTTGAAGGAAGATGCAAATGAAGTGTTTATACGAATATAAATACTCCAGggatttatttctatttacaactataagtttctttttcatgATAATCAACTACAATCAAATGAATTTGTAAGTGGAACTTATTTTTGTCCCAAAGGGACACGTAGTGGAATTTAGTTTCAGTTCCTCTCCTTTCCACTTTCCTTACAAATTCAAGGTCCAAACACAACCTTACCAACATTGTTACTCGTTGCAGTATGACGATTAATACTTGGGTGCCAGGCCTTTGGCTGCACCTCCCAATAGCCATGAACTCTTAGGTCCCCACACACCATCCTTCAAAGATTTAACAGAAATTGTACTCAACGAtacttgaaataattttagagtTCCCCTTCTCATTTGCGGCTGACGTTCTCACTTGCCAAGTTTCAGGCATTTCCTACAGGAACCTATCAGATGTAATAGGATATTCTCCCATTTTCTATACTCCTTTGTTACAGCATCAAGCTAACTGAAAGTTCATCTAATCCCAGAAGCCAAAGCaagatcaaataaaaacatgtTATGATAACATTCAAGGAGCAAGTAGATATCTACTTGCAGCATGGATGTTACACTTTTTTACTGCTGAGTCGAATGTAAAGCTAATTtcttattcatattggtagaTTGGCTTTTCAACTAATGAGGGAAACTAAGCTGTAGTTTAGACAcacaacaaaattttagataaacgAGCTCCCATACAGTCAAATTTCAAGTAATCAGTTCTTCGAAAATGAACTAAATGCTTTGCCAGACTCCCCCAAAGCCATATCTAGAGTATCAAAATTGTGGATCATTTCCAGAGTGTCAAAATAATAGGGTAGCTAATGTTTCAAAACTCGCAATAACGCATTTTTTCAGCAAAAGAATTGGGACATCAAACTGATGCAACAACCAGCTTTGAGAAGTTCAATCCAAAGTAACCAAATCTTCTCAAATACTTTGGTAATTCTTTCTATTCAACAATGTTTCAGTAAAACCATAGAAAGTACAAATCagaaataaaaggaaacaGTAGAAATAGCAATATTGACAGAAACTGATGCATGAGAGATCAACATAAATTAGTACATCTCTGTATGAGTGTTATGACTAGATAACAATGGGAGAAGGATACTACATCtagaatgaaaaagaaacagtAGCACTGTAGCAAACACACAACCATCGTAACAACTCAAACCGTGCAGATACTTTCTGATACAAGAGATAACTGGACCATATTTTACTGAAACTCTTCAACCTGGATTCTATCATCAAGTTACCCTACGCATGAGAATCTAACAACGGAACATGACTATAATTCAACACAATGCATCTGCTTCAGAGTTACTTAAAGTATGGAAAAATGCTGTTACTCAAGTTTGCAGATATAATGCGAGCATAAGGTGGTATGTAGTGAAAAACATCCTCTGCCCCTTGACCTTTTCATATATTGAAACTCCCCGACAACTGTGGTCACAGTGCTGAAAACTATTGCTGTGCCGCTTGCGATGGGTACAGTTAAGctaaaatgatatattattgtCCAAGACCCTATTGTTGAAATCCATACTTGAAGGTGGGATTTAAAATTAGGACATGCTACAGATCCTATCCTATTCTTCCAAACAGGATTCTTGAAGTTAGTGTTTGTCAGTTacataaatttactaaatgaTCTACGGAACAACACTAGAAACCTCAAACAAGATATGATTCAGCaatcaaaaatagaaaacaagagGTGGAGACAATAAAGCAGCCAACAGCTCATCACTTAGCATTCTTGATATCTTCCATATTCAATGATCTCATTGTTCTTCGGATTCTAACTCAGGAAATACACACCTTTCTAAAATCATACGATTAATTCAATCCCGCAGTTGGATTCaacaagaaaatcaatcaTAAATGATCAAGATAAAACTAGTAAATATAACAACTTATACCAACAATTCACAACAACGAGAATCAAATTTCACAGGTAGACCAGAATCACGCAACATCAACAGCAAAAGTATCTCAATTACCTTGGTTGAAACTCCAGGATTTCTGCAAGCTTATCTCCATTCTTATCCAACCACTGCACACTCTTGCGCTTTTCTGAATCTTTTGACAACCCAACATCTTGGAAAGACAACAACGCCTGGGACTCATCATCCCTACCACTCTCCTCAATCACTACAACCGCTGGAGACTTCAAATTGCTGAAACCGTTATTACTTCTGTCGATCTTCACCCCTTTATGGTTCGTATCCAtttacaaaactacacactcaaatttcacaaaaattcaatGCACAGCCGTCAAGACTGGAGAAAGCGAAGATCTTTCATGGGCATCCACACCCTCACTCAAAACccatttatcaaaatcaataatttgaaACTAAACCTTGACGAGTCAATGGATATTCTTACAAACCCGGAAAAGGTCAACGCAGGCCTTGACCAGTGCAGCGATCAATATGTAGCCTGGTTGATCATTTACAGGCTCAGAAATTCCTGATAGCTTAATGGGTAGGCATTGAAAACATTATTGATTTAGAAGAAAGGGAccatgaaattgaaaattttcttcagCTAAGAAATTAAAGTTCCCTATGAGTatacaaaatcaagaatgtaTAAACATGTATGTAATCTGGGATTCCCCAAAACCCAGTAATTTCATAACAACTTGCTTCAATTGCAATCTGGAACAATTTGAAGCCTGGAGAGAGAAATCAAACCCCTCACATAGAAAGGATTAgattttgagagagagagagagagagagagagagttctTTTACTTTTGTCTTCCCGGTGAAGGCTTTTTGTGCAAAAAATTACAGCATTGTTAAAATACTTTGTTGCCATTTTTACGTATTGTTTTTATCGTCCTTGTTAATGAATGCATGGTAATCAAGTCGCCAAAAATGGCCGAAATTTTATGAGAATGACAAAAATCCAACGGCTGAAATTATCAACAGCCATTGGGTATTACTGAAGACGTTTCAATTTCCTCACACTTTCTGCGGTAGTTAGTTAATCTCGTTATCATTGAACATTCCAATATGTGTTGAGTATGTATTACGGAAGCATTTAATGATGTTAGCAATGAAAGCACAGAGGGTATGtgtctataatttaaatatttattatatttatttaaaaaaatataatttatctcttgTAATATTCGGAatgagtaaaataatttttgtaaaaaaattaaataaattattctctatattttgaaaaataaagtaaattattctcTATCTAAACTATTAataggggataatttgttttattttccgAACATAGGAGagtaatttactaaaaataaatttacagaattttttttcctcattgtACATATCACACtagataaattgtatttaaccctattcatttaattgaatgaaaaagaagaaaattaaattgactaataaaaaaaattgtttgtcaagaggaaaagaaaagtgaaagggacagacaagtttgtttcgaagatgagaaattatattttttttaaaaaaaaatatttgttatgattcataaaaaaaaatgtttggttttaaacttatttaaaatatcttctaaaattctctttaaaaatttataaaatattaaattttattttaaagttgaaCTTTTAAAGCatgtgaataaaatataatttttcaaacttataagatattaataacgataattttacaattaatattattaaattataggaaTTAGTTAACatgttaaaaataagttggaagccctttattatttttttaaatgaaaacttGTAACATTTTATACCGTAAAAAAGCTTATTTTTCTCAACTTACCCTAAACATTCTCCAAATCtcgaatttaattttatagaaaactttaaatttcaaattacttccaatgaattgataatattaaactttaatttctttttaacaaagtaaataaaaatcaaaataagaaattgtgttcataaataatatagtaattttttttgaagtaagagcaattaaatattattaattaaaaataaattaactacaATTATTTCTGTcggatattaatatatatctaacatattattacaataattatactctgaaagatcaaaattatgaaatatcaaaaaattataaaacttttttacAATCTTATAagaataaaggataaaaatatcaaaatgtcaAGATTACATGAACAAAAACATGCACTCAAGGAGTTGGGGCTCTTTATGCCAGAGGAAACTCGATGCAGGAGCCGGGATCAATCAACACTGACTCAAATCATACCCAATGCAAGGTCTATCCTGAATCAACTAGCTAGAGCATTGAGAGGACCGGTTCATAAGGCGAGAACGCATCGTGTCTCCCATCTTTTAGCTAAGGCATTTATGCAAATCTCGGCTTATCTTGGACTTATGTCGATATGCATCTTCCATCACActatcatatcatattttgataGAGAAAAGTGCAAGCAACCTCttatgatatcgcaaatgagcaaattatctctatacgaaaaaataaatagtgcttacctctctgtattttttaaagaacaataatttaccctctATGAGTTTTAAAAAagcaacaatttacctccctatataaggaggtaaattgcttcattttaaaaagtatagagggataaattacttttttcatagggggataaattacttttcaatatcacagggagATAGATTGCTATTCACTCTATTTTGATGTCATATCAATATATGATCAATGTGTTGTTCttcttaaaattaagaaaatgtatttaaactaaattataaaaatcagaccaaatatataatacacgCAAAAGTGTGACATCAACTGTATGAcagaaaaataagatattatgatttttctcgaaaaaatatttattaattcactcgttgtatttttgtcaataagTCATTGACActtaaaataacatatttagGGGTATGAgatttttgttaaaagaaagtgaatagttaatatcaaatatcaaacgATCAAgttaaattagtaaaaatcaatcatttctattacatttattgttttaattttcattctaaGTAATATTCTTTAGTGCAATACACTTATTttccaataatttatttaaaaaaaataaaaggtgaaGTAATGTAAATATCATGGCTTCACCTGTTTTTTCtgagttaattatt from Sesamum indicum cultivar Zhongzhi No. 13 linkage group LG3, S_indicum_v1.0, whole genome shotgun sequence harbors:
- the LOC105158483 gene encoding uncharacterized protein LOC105158483; amino-acid sequence: MDTNHKGVKIDRSNNGFSNLKSPAVVVIEESGRDDESQALLSFQDVGLSKDSEKRKSVQWLDKNGDKLAEILEFQPSDVSDSDEEESDSCMCRIM